One part of the Epinephelus fuscoguttatus linkage group LG12, E.fuscoguttatus.final_Chr_v1 genome encodes these proteins:
- the vamp2 gene encoding vesicle-associated membrane protein 2 — MSAPAGAPAPEGGNQPPNLTSNRRLQQTQAQVDEVVDIMRVNVDKVLERDQKLSELDDRADALQAGASQFETSAAKLKNKYWWKNAKMMIILGVICVIVLIVIIVYFST, encoded by the exons AT GTCTGCCCCAGCTGGAGCCCCTGCACCAGAGGGAGGGAACCAGCCCCCCAACCTCACCAGCAACCGTCGTCTGCAGCAGACACAGGCACAAGTGGATGAG GTGGTGGATATCATGCGTGTAAATGTGGATAAGGTTCTGGAGCGTGATCAGAAGCTGTCAGAACTGGACGATAGGGCTGATGCCCTGCAGGCTGGAGCCTCTCAGTTTGAGACCAGCGCTGCAAAACTGAAGAATAAATACTGGTGGAAGAATGCCAAG ATGATGATTATCCTGGGTGTGATATGCGTGATTGTCCTCATCGTCATTATTG TGTACTTCAGCACCTAA